In the Brienomyrus brachyistius isolate T26 chromosome 20, BBRACH_0.4, whole genome shotgun sequence genome, one interval contains:
- the LOC125716059 gene encoding zinc finger protein 551-like: MNESHPKEYVRQLRAGTVNTNQDSPTSAGPSAAQPSRLAQRSPSSECGKSFSLLGNLKTHQWIHTGERPYQCTQCGKSFSHFSHLKIHQRIHTGERPYQCPQCGKSFSVLGILKTHQRIHTGERPYQCCQCEKSFSHLSYLKGHQRIHTGERPYQCSQCEKSFSHLGNLKTHQRIHTGERPYQCTQCEKSFSHLSHLKRHQRIHTGERPYQCSQCGKSFSDLRNLKIHQRIHTGERPYQCSQCEKSFSNLSHLKTHQRIHTGERPYQCSQCGNRFRDLGPLKKHQRIHSGERPY, from the exons ATGAATGAATCTCACCCCAAGGAGTATGTCAGACAACTGAGGGCTGGAACTGTCAACACAAACCAGGATTCCCCAACTTCTGCTGGCCCCAGTGCCGCTCAGCCCA GCAGACTCGCACAAAGAAGTCCCAGTTctgagtgtgggaagagcttcagtcttTTAGGAAACCTAAAAACTCACCAAtggattcacacaggggagaggccctaccagtgcacccaatgtgggaagagcttcagtcatttTAGTCACCTAAAGAtacaccagcggattcacacaggagagaggccctaccagtgcccccagtgtgggaagagcttcagtgtGTTAGGAATCCTAAAGACACACCAGCGGATTCatacaggagagaggccctaccagtgctgccagtgtgagaagagcttcagtcatttAAGTTACCTGAAGGgacaccagcggattcacacaggggagaggccctaccaatgctcccagtgtgagaagagcttcagtcatttaggaaacctaaagacacaccagcggattcacacaggggagaggccctaccagtgcacccagtgtgagaagagcttcagtcatttAAGTCACCTGAAGagacaccagcggattcacacaggagagaggccctaccagtgctcccagtgtgggaagagcttcagtgaTTTAAGAAACCTAAAGAtacaccagcggattcacacaggagagaggccctaccagtgctcccagtgtgagaagagcttcaGTAATTTAAGTCACCTGAAGACGCACCAGCGGATTCatacaggagagaggccctaccagtgctcccagtgtggaaaCAGATTCAGAGATTTAGGACCCCTAAAGAAGCACCAGCGCATTCACTCAGGGGAGAGGCCCTACTAG